The sequence CAATTCCTTTCATGGCTTCCGCCACGATCTCGAGCGTGGCGAGCTTGTGCGTACGGCTCTCGGCCAGAAGCCTGTCGATGGAAGCTTCGTAACTTTCCAGCTCCTCATTCCAATAGAACACGTCGAACGCCCAGAGCAGCGCCCGGCAAAGCATGGTGGGGTGGTCCATGGTGAGCGCGTCGGAAACAGTCTTTCGCGCGATTTCCACGGCTCGGTCGGGATATCCCTGGAGCCATAGAATACGGGCCAAAGTGATCGGTGCGCGGCCGGGATAGTCGAGCGTCGGCTCGCCACCGACGTCCTTCGTCGCGCCGGAACGCGACATCGCGGCCTCGATGTACGCACGGGAGGCGGCAAGTTCGCCGAGATAGTGACAGGAGATGCCAAGCGCCAAGTGCATGCGGGAAAGGGCACCGGGATCACCGCTCTCCAGTGCGATGCTCTCGCCTCTTCTGGCCGTCTTCAAGGCGTCGGCGAATTTCCCGGTGAGCAGTTGGAGCAGATGCAGCCGATCGATCAGCCGGACCTGGCCGGAAAGGTCGCCGATCTTCTCTGCCAGCGCAAGCGCGCGGTTGAGGCAGATCATGGCCATATCGTCGAACTGCCCGGTGAGTGTCCGGGCCGATCCGAGGGCGGCGTAGAGTGCAAGGCTGCGCCTCGCGCTTTCGGCAGTTTCATCGAGCGCCTCAATGGCGCGCGCGGCCCAGTGCTCGCATTCGGCCAGGAGCGACAGTTTGAAGAACAGGGGAATAGCTGCCGCCGTGAGCGCCACCCCGATGCCACGCTCTCCTCGATCCGAGAAGCACCACGCCAGAGCGCTTCGTACGTTACCGAACTGATCGGTTGCGGCCGGGAAGCCGTCTCTCGCGGCGCCATCAGTGTTCTCGAGCAGGGCGAGAAAGTAGGCGGCATGGCGCCGCGCCATCTCATCGGCATCGGTTTGGGCGGCGAGCCTCTCCTGCGCGTAGGCCCGGGTGGCGTCCAGGAGCCGATAACGGGGCGATTGCCGGTCGACGCTCGACGCAAGCATCGACTTGGCGACGAGGCTGTCGATGATGGCCAGGATGGCGTCATCGTCCTTTGCGGTCGCGGCGATCGCCCGCACGGCGTCCAAGCTGAAGCTGCCGACGAACACGGACAGCCGGTCGAGAACCTCGCGCTCCGCTTCGGAAAGGAGATTGTAGCTCCACTCGATGGTTGCACGCAGCGTGCGGTGGCGGGGCAGGGCGGTCCGCCGCCCCTCCCAGAGCAGATTGAAGTGCTCGTCGAGGAGCCGGACCATGGCGCGGGCGCCATATGCGCCGACATGGCCGGCGGTGAGCTCGATTGCAAGCGGAATGCCATCGAGCCGGCGACAGAGATTGCCGACATCCCAAGCGTTCGCATCCGTCAGCGCGAACTCGCTCCCTCCGGACGTCGCACGCTCGACGAAGAGTTCGACGGCGGGATAGGCGAGCGCACTTGCAGCGGTCAGACTGGCCTTCTCCGGAGGACTTGCCAGTGGCAGAAGGCGGTGGGCATGTTCGCCCTCGACACGCAACAGCTCCCGGCTGGTGGCGAGAATGTGCAACTCTGGCGCCTCCTGGAAGAGTTTCTCGGCCAGCGCAGCCGCCGCGTCGATGACATGCTCGCAGCAATCCAGAATGAGCAGCATGCGCCTTCCGCGCAGGAGAGCCGCAAGTCCTGCCGAGGGATCGGTCGATCGTGCCGGCAGCCCGAGTGAAGCCGCAGCGACGGCCGGTACAAGCGCGGCATCGCAAGTCTCGCCGAGACTAACGAAGTGGACCTGGCCTGCAAACTCGGCGAGCAGGGCATAGCCGACCGAAATGACCGCGGTCGTCTTGCCGATGCCGCCCGGGCCGACGACGGTGACGAAACGCTGACCTATCAGTCGTTCGGATATCTCCCGGATAGTTTGCTCGCGCCCCACCATCTGTCGGGGATGTGCCGGCAGGTTGTGGACGTAAGGGGGACTGGACGACTCCGGCTGTGCCTGGTCGGTCCTGGAAATTGACGCGACGAAGCAATAGCCTTGGCCGGAGACGGTGGTCAGATATCGGACCCCGGCGTTGCCGTCTCCGAGCGCCTTGCGAAGCGCTGCGATGTGAACACGCAGGCTGTTCTCGTCGGCGCTGGAATCGGGCCACGCACTGGCCATCAGATCGCTTTTGCTGACGACCGTTCCTGCGCGCCGGATCAGCGTGAGCAGGATGTCGAAGGCCCGAGCCGACAGTTGGACCCGCTCGCCATTCCTCTCGATCCGCCGCTGCTCGGCGTCGAGGCGAAACGGGCCGAAGACGAAAATCTCCCGAGCAGCCCCCTCTTGGACAGAGGAGCCGGCAGTGGCCATGCGATTTATGCTTTGCCAGCGGGAGGCCATTCTAGGGATTTCAACCCGACAAACGACTCGCATTCCAGAACTTGGGAGTCCACCAGGACTTATGGACGTCGTGGCAGGTTCGAAACTGCCATCGGGGTCATATCGAGGTAAAGAATGGCCGCCATACGGCGCATGTCACGTTCGCCTCTGGCGCTTTCGCACTTTCAGCCTTTGATGCGGCGATATGTCACTGAACGGCGTCCGGTCCTAGCCGATGATCACCGGCGAGAGCACGTCCTCCAG comes from Bradyrhizobium sp. CCGE-LA001 and encodes:
- a CDS encoding ATP-binding protein, with amino-acid sequence MATAGSSVQEGAAREIFVFGPFRLDAEQRRIERNGERVQLSARAFDILLTLIRRAGTVVSKSDLMASAWPDSSADENSLRVHIAALRKALGDGNAGVRYLTTVSGQGYCFVASISRTDQAQPESSSPPYVHNLPAHPRQMVGREQTIREISERLIGQRFVTVVGPGGIGKTTAVISVGYALLAEFAGQVHFVSLGETCDAALVPAVAAASLGLPARSTDPSAGLAALLRGRRMLLILDCCEHVIDAAAALAEKLFQEAPELHILATSRELLRVEGEHAHRLLPLASPPEKASLTAASALAYPAVELFVERATSGGSEFALTDANAWDVGNLCRRLDGIPLAIELTAGHVGAYGARAMVRLLDEHFNLLWEGRRTALPRHRTLRATIEWSYNLLSEAEREVLDRLSVFVGSFSLDAVRAIAATAKDDDAILAIIDSLVAKSMLASSVDRQSPRYRLLDATRAYAQERLAAQTDADEMARRHAAYFLALLENTDGAARDGFPAATDQFGNVRSALAWCFSDRGERGIGVALTAAAIPLFFKLSLLAECEHWAARAIEALDETAESARRSLALYAALGSARTLTGQFDDMAMICLNRALALAEKIGDLSGQVRLIDRLHLLQLLTGKFADALKTARRGESIALESGDPGALSRMHLALGISCHYLGELAASRAYIEAAMSRSGATKDVGGEPTLDYPGRAPITLARILWLQGYPDRAVEIARKTVSDALTMDHPTMLCRALLWAFDVFYWNEELESYEASIDRLLAESRTHKLATLEIVAEAMKGIALLTRGTTGPGLAMLKGSVEKLQNRRFGAVAGLSVPLAAALVAANHGEAALDTINQAIAQARRCGFLMEMPDMLRVKAEALIRKATPDMLQAEQSLAQSLELARRQGALGYELRTATVLARLRQRQGRYRDAEELLAPVYGRFTEGFGTRSLKTASDLLTELRFYRSDRLAAHERALGEDARATGSPAAPSMSSRGADRRSRNPR